One Haloplanus sp. HW8-1 DNA window includes the following coding sequences:
- a CDS encoding DUF6735 family protein — translation MGHRALVAYERTDGQYTLHYSHWGAANLKLKHRISAESPFGGDNTDSKWAKQLLAELADGLEADAVDGYLAGEDRPSTVVEPKPRATGLTLDEIVADHLDYLHHEAFFVVSTTFEVTAYRTLWFGLQYDSETVEQGKTVGNGALATVRWYDGEPVGDGHLQGQFAALKDVVGDMIDKGVFTPSTARQYLKRKVAELIVVPKSRAVIDAIPEDLVLGYSRGYADRLAHEFSDPADWRGRRVHILGGSPPKQLDAIRQLTRPILTDEPPADIVGVDWNGLHRGAQFGEFWTADGWDDSGRDADHVTVRKTVRHSLARIREFWQSNGIWPETTPEDAGLHFEYEGPSPADLEQAACTECGANVWRTRRGPFVAEYDTGAVCGYCSYECYFTHRHRNDLEEIAGEQSVYIPPA, via the coding sequence ATGGGTCACCGCGCACTCGTTGCGTATGAACGCACAGACGGACAGTACACGCTCCACTACAGCCATTGGGGGGCAGCGAACCTGAAGCTCAAGCACCGAATCTCGGCTGAGTCGCCGTTCGGTGGCGACAACACCGACTCCAAGTGGGCGAAACAGCTCCTCGCAGAGCTTGCCGATGGCCTCGAGGCAGATGCCGTCGACGGCTACCTCGCCGGCGAGGACCGACCGTCGACGGTCGTCGAACCGAAGCCCCGCGCCACCGGGCTCACCCTCGACGAGATCGTCGCTGACCATCTCGACTACCTCCACCACGAGGCGTTCTTCGTGGTGTCGACGACGTTCGAGGTGACCGCCTATCGGACGCTGTGGTTCGGGCTCCAGTACGACTCGGAGACGGTCGAACAGGGAAAGACCGTCGGGAACGGCGCGCTCGCGACGGTGCGCTGGTACGACGGCGAGCCGGTCGGCGACGGCCACCTGCAGGGACAGTTCGCGGCCCTCAAAGACGTCGTCGGCGACATGATCGACAAGGGCGTCTTCACGCCGTCGACGGCGAGACAGTACCTGAAACGGAAGGTGGCCGAGCTCATCGTCGTTCCGAAGTCGCGGGCGGTGATCGACGCGATACCCGAGGACCTCGTGCTCGGGTATTCACGGGGATACGCCGACCGCCTGGCCCACGAGTTCTCCGACCCAGCCGATTGGAGAGGGCGACGTGTCCACATCCTCGGCGGGAGTCCGCCCAAGCAGCTCGACGCCATTCGACAGCTGACCAGACCGATACTCACGGACGAGCCACCAGCCGACATCGTCGGTGTCGACTGGAACGGACTGCATCGCGGCGCACAGTTCGGTGAGTTCTGGACGGCCGACGGCTGGGACGACAGCGGTCGCGACGCCGACCACGTTACCGTGCGAAAAACGGTGCGCCATAGTCTCGCTCGCATCCGCGAGTTCTGGCAGTCAAATGGGATCTGGCCCGAGACGACACCAGAGGACGCTGGGTTACACTTCGAGTACGAGGGACCGAGTCCTGCCGATCTCGAACAGGCAGCTTGTACCGAATGCGGAGCGAACGTCTGGCGAACACGTCGCGGCCCCTTCGTCGCTGAATACGATACCGGTGCAGTCTGTGGGTACTGCAGTTACGAGTGCTACTTCACCCATCGCCATCGGAACGACCTCGAGGAAATCGCTGGCGAACAGAGTGTCTACATCCCTCCAGCGTGA
- a CDS encoding ImmA/IrrE family metallo-endopeptidase, with the protein MATIRDSSVSFEQTDTRSDEMNSTIKQWIDDLVAGVDDAQASAEFQEWLDVQSRFHDYSYRNTLLIKRQCPEATKVAGYRTWQEEFDRHVTEGESAIWIWAPIIAKQCPECENSPSYHEESDCEYDETPPEGWSEGLVGFKPAPVFDISQTEGEPLPDLDTEATGDAGDLVEQLTAAADELGVTVRIVPAEEWTHGEAKGICEQLSLVDMQPRVEVRDRENEADLARTLIHEYAHALLHFDVDDDTERAKREVEAEAVAYIVGRYWGLDTSGSAFYLAAWESDDPEIVRDRLDRISSTAEELIDVLEDGV; encoded by the coding sequence ATGGCTACGATCAGAGACTCGTCGGTCTCCTTCGAGCAGACCGACACGCGATCCGACGAGATGAACAGTACGATCAAACAGTGGATCGACGACCTCGTCGCCGGCGTCGACGACGCGCAGGCTAGCGCGGAGTTCCAGGAGTGGCTTGACGTCCAGAGTCGCTTCCACGACTACTCGTATCGGAACACGCTCCTCATCAAGCGGCAGTGTCCCGAGGCGACGAAAGTCGCCGGCTACCGGACGTGGCAGGAGGAGTTCGACCGTCACGTCACGGAGGGTGAGTCGGCCATCTGGATCTGGGCGCCAATCATCGCGAAACAGTGCCCGGAGTGCGAGAACTCGCCGAGCTACCACGAGGAAAGCGATTGTGAGTACGACGAGACACCGCCCGAAGGGTGGTCCGAGGGGCTGGTCGGGTTCAAGCCCGCGCCGGTGTTCGACATCTCCCAGACCGAGGGCGAACCGCTTCCCGATCTGGACACGGAAGCGACTGGGGACGCCGGCGACCTCGTCGAACAGTTGACTGCCGCCGCTGATGAACTCGGCGTGACGGTGCGAATCGTTCCAGCCGAGGAGTGGACGCACGGCGAGGCGAAGGGCATCTGCGAGCAGCTGAGTCTCGTCGATATGCAACCGCGGGTTGAGGTGCGTGATCGGGAGAATGAGGCCGACCTTGCGCGGACACTAATTCACGAGTACGCACACGCCCTGCTCCACTTCGACGTCGACGACGACACCGAGCGGGCGAAACGCGAAGTCGAGGCCGAAGCCGTCGCCTACATCGTCGGGCGGTACTGGGGGCTGGATACCAGTGGGTCGGCGTTCTACCTCGCTGCGTGGGAGTCGGACGATCCCGAGATCGTTCGCGACCGTCTCGACCGGATCAGTTCCACAGCAGAAGAGCTCATCGACGTGCTCGAAGACGGCGTTTGA
- a CDS encoding type IV toxin-antitoxin system AbiEi family antitoxin domain-containing protein, whose product MSAIEQSQNIRQGLSTRESRLLARLAGAGHQIISVDDIETTLEVPPNTAREIASRLTEKGWLGRLFPGTYLIIPLTAGEEAVYTTHEYLIAAHVAEPMYIGYYSALSHHGLTEQVPRTVYVVTPTRAQSREIHGVPYRVTTVTEQKFFGCEPTSVEGTTVQVSDLEKTLVDCADHPEFCGGLRELATAMRTADDRGCDWDTVGEYLERLDNGAATKRIVYLADQLGIGLPAREELVTSFTSGYSLLDPTQPETGSTDSTYRLRINITPAQLEATES is encoded by the coding sequence ATGAGCGCCATAGAACAATCGCAAAATATACGCCAGGGCCTCTCGACTCGAGAAAGTCGACTCCTTGCACGACTCGCTGGCGCGGGTCACCAGATCATCTCCGTCGACGACATCGAGACGACGCTGGAGGTCCCCCCAAACACCGCCCGCGAGATCGCCTCCCGGCTCACCGAGAAGGGCTGGCTCGGCCGGCTCTTCCCGGGCACGTATCTCATCATTCCACTCACTGCCGGCGAGGAGGCCGTGTACACCACCCACGAGTACCTCATCGCCGCCCACGTCGCCGAGCCGATGTACATCGGCTACTACAGCGCCCTCAGCCACCACGGGCTGACCGAACAAGTACCTCGGACGGTGTACGTCGTCACGCCGACCCGAGCGCAAAGCAGGGAGATCCACGGCGTCCCGTACCGCGTCACGACAGTCACTGAGCAGAAATTCTTCGGCTGTGAGCCGACATCGGTCGAGGGCACGACCGTTCAGGTCAGCGACCTGGAGAAGACGCTGGTCGACTGTGCGGACCACCCCGAGTTCTGTGGTGGCCTTCGGGAACTCGCAACCGCGATGCGCACCGCCGACGACCGGGGTTGCGACTGGGACACAGTCGGCGAGTACCTCGAGCGCCTCGACAACGGCGCGGCGACCAAGCGGATCGTCTACCTCGCCGACCAGCTCGGCATCGGCCTCCCCGCCCGCGAGGAACTCGTCACGTCGTTCACGAGTGGATACTCGCTGCTGGACCCGACGCAGCCAGAAACGGGCTCGACCGACAGTACGTATCGCCTCCGGATCAACATCACGCCAGCCCAACTGGAGGCGACGGAGTCCTAA
- a CDS encoding nucleotidyltransferase domain-containing protein has protein sequence MAKQDITICIDAYPDPDADVFRIGAADDILRLLADAHDTEFSIPELVDATGVTRSTVWRAVDLLDSIGAIQIRETPQRNYVAIDPDRLQKDDPILAVPQSEFHAPIRAFVNRVQATTTDTDDINDLLGIVIFGSVARGEADRQSDIDCFVVVDGDRTTARQQITDVVADLQSEQFGGDRFVFEPYVESAESAGRAGSKLREIFAEGITVSGSDRLDALRKEVIADE, from the coding sequence ATGGCGAAACAGGATATAACGATCTGTATCGATGCGTATCCCGACCCGGACGCCGACGTTTTTCGCATCGGCGCCGCGGACGACATCCTCCGCCTGCTCGCTGACGCCCACGACACGGAGTTCTCGATTCCCGAACTCGTCGACGCCACGGGTGTGACTCGCTCGACGGTCTGGCGGGCCGTCGACCTCCTCGACAGTATCGGTGCCATCCAGATTCGAGAAACACCTCAGCGCAACTACGTCGCGATCGACCCAGACCGTCTCCAGAAGGACGATCCGATCCTCGCTGTCCCCCAGTCGGAATTCCACGCGCCGATCCGAGCATTCGTCAACCGCGTCCAAGCCACGACCACCGACACCGACGACATCAACGATCTCCTCGGTATCGTCATCTTTGGAAGCGTCGCCCGCGGGGAGGCAGACCGACAGAGCGATATCGACTGCTTCGTGGTCGTCGATGGCGACCGGACGACAGCCCGCCAGCAGATTACCGACGTCGTCGCCGATCTCCAGTCCGAACAGTTCGGCGGTGACCGATTCGTGTTTGAACCGTACGTCGAGTCCGCAGAGAGCGCTGGGAGAGCCGGATCGAAACTCCGCGAGATCTTCGCCGAGGGGATTACGGTATCCGGGAGCGACCGCCTCGACGCGCTCCGCAAGGAGGTCATCGCCGATGAGTAG
- a CDS encoding MarR family transcriptional regulator — protein sequence MDDSLGDGAETTPRELLHFITQQTRFTLINNILQHPDQLPSMYELEELNPSVSEATVYKHIQKLIDAGIVKEVSLDDDQRRQGYPWKFYGLTEVAREFLKTHNLLAAEETLQQIYDAISDKPEKMVKYENAPRPADT from the coding sequence ATGGATGACAGCCTTGGTGACGGTGCCGAGACGACACCACGGGAACTCCTCCACTTCATCACCCAACAGACACGGTTCACGCTGATCAACAACATCCTCCAGCACCCCGACCAGCTTCCTTCGATGTACGAGCTCGAGGAGCTCAACCCCAGCGTGAGCGAGGCTACCGTGTACAAGCACATCCAGAAACTGATCGACGCCGGCATCGTCAAGGAGGTCAGCCTTGATGATGATCAGCGCCGGCAGGGGTATCCCTGGAAGTTCTACGGGCTCACGGAGGTGGCTCGGGAATTTCTGAAGACGCACAATCTGCTCGCCGCCGAGGAGACGCTGCAGCAGATTTACGACGCCATTTCCGACAAGCCCGAGAAGATGGTCAAGTACGAGAACGCACCCCGTCCAGCCGACACCTAA
- a CDS encoding MarR family transcriptional regulator codes for MYEPFDETAARVLLAVNPGDSIRTVAQHLHSPYETVRQTVNQLEDAGYLRYDDGLFLTNDRVVEAARDLLATSAAVNPPSIEEAYVLPQFGDWPFAFTRVDAVYVWTQGGYQVSRDPDDYPLFLAVLEEDVDAWQCFFERFGIPTGFERRPEDSFEGPLQIVLNEHSVLNPDHVEGYPVISRGETIAFMQEHYATFQSALAMLDRMYDDLDLDVSYRESERKWS; via the coding sequence ATGTACGAACCGTTTGATGAGACAGCTGCTAGAGTGTTGCTCGCAGTTAATCCTGGAGATTCTATCCGAACGGTAGCACAACATCTCCACAGCCCCTACGAAACGGTTCGACAGACAGTCAATCAGTTAGAGGATGCAGGGTATCTTCGGTATGATGACGGATTGTTCCTGACCAACGATCGCGTCGTTGAGGCGGCACGAGACCTGCTGGCCACGAGTGCAGCCGTGAACCCACCGTCCATCGAAGAGGCGTATGTGCTCCCACAGTTTGGTGATTGGCCCTTCGCTTTTACACGAGTGGACGCTGTCTACGTGTGGACCCAAGGCGGCTATCAGGTCAGTCGCGATCCCGACGATTATCCGCTGTTTCTTGCCGTCCTCGAGGAGGATGTCGACGCCTGGCAGTGTTTTTTCGAACGATTTGGAATCCCGACAGGATTTGAGCGTCGACCGGAGGACTCGTTTGAAGGCCCTCTCCAAATCGTCCTCAACGAGCATTCAGTGCTCAACCCCGACCACGTCGAAGGATATCCAGTCATCTCTCGGGGCGAAACGATAGCGTTCATGCAGGAGCATTATGCGACGTTTCAGTCGGCACTTGCTATGCTCGATCGTATGTACGACGATCTCGATCTCGACGTTTCCTACCGTGAGTCAGAGAGAAAATGGTCGTGA